From the Apus apus isolate bApuApu2 chromosome 4, bApuApu2.pri.cur, whole genome shotgun sequence genome, one window contains:
- the NAAA gene encoding N-acylethanolamine-hydrolyzing acid amidase isoform X1, with product MGRGLWGLRGLLLLLCGAGAAAPAVPAAPLRCNVSLDSPAEQRWLPVLRRFDPAFLRAAVARVIDVTVPKWVHQVIRPIAAELELFMPQPFAGEILGMCRALGISLGDGVLLNFAYESTAFCTSIVAQDDRGNIYHGRNLDYDFVDILSKITIDVQFIRSGQIAYQGTTFLGYVGLWTGQSPHKFTISGDERAGGRWWENAVAAFLNRNYPVSWLVRDTLSRAEDFQSAVLRLAGIPIIAEVYYIVGGVSPKEGMVITRNRRGPADLWPLDPLGGAWFRVETNYDHWTTPPPFDDRRTAAIRALNATGQQNINFDTLFKVLSVKPVLNNNTVYTTVMSAALPDKYQTWIRREK from the exons ATGGGCCGCGGGCtctgggggctgcgggggctgctgctgctgctgtgcggggcgggagcggctgCCCCGGCCGTCCCCGCCGCCCCGCTGCGGTGTAACGTGAGCCTGGACAGCCCCGCCGAGCAGCGCTGGCTGCCCGTGCTGCGGCGCTTCGACCCCGCCTTTCTGCGCGCCGCTGTCGCACGGGTCATCGA TGTGACTGTACCAAAATGGGTCCACCAGGTTATTCGGCCGATAGCAGCAGAATTGGAGCTCTTTATGCCGCAGCCCTTTGCGGGGGAAATTCTGGGGatgtgcagagccctgggaatAAGCCTTGGAGATGGAGTCCTGCTGAACTTTGCCTATGAATCTACTGC GTTCTGCACTAGTATTGTTGCTCAGGATGACAGAGGAAACATTTACCATGGTCGGAACCTGGATTATGATTTTGTTGACATATTAAGCAAGATCACCATTGATGTGCAGTTTATAAGAAGTGGGCAG ATAGCATATCAAGGCACCACATTTCTTGGCTATGTAGGATTATGGACCGGACAAAGTCCGCACAAGTTCACAATCTCTGGTGATGAACGAG cTGGTGGTAGATGGTGGGAAAACGCAGTAGCTGCTTTTCTGAATCGGAACTATCCTGTCAGCTGGCTTGTCCGAGAT accctgagcagagcagaggactTTCAGTCAGCTGTTCTCAGACTAGCGGGGATTCCCATCATTGCTGAAGTTTACTATATTGTAGGAGGTGTCTCACCCAAAGAAGGCATGGTCATAACCAGGAACAGAAGAGGGCCAGCAGACCTCTGGCCTCTCGATCCTTTAGGTGGAGc ATGGTTTCGTGTAGAGACCAACTATGACCACTGGACTacccctcctccctttgatGATCGAAG aACTGCTGCCATCAGAGCTCTCAATGCTACTGGACAGCAGAACATCAATTTTGATACACTCTTTAAG GTGTTGTCAGTGAAGCCAGTCTTAAACAA TAACACTGTGTATACCACAGTAATGAGCGCTGCACTTCCAGATAAGTACCAGACATGGATCAGAAGGGAGAAGTAA
- the NAAA gene encoding N-acylethanolamine-hydrolyzing acid amidase isoform X2: MGRGLWGLRGLLLLLCGAGAAAPAVPAAPLRCNVSLDSPAEQRWLPVLRRFDPAFLRAAVARVIDVTVPKWVHQVIRPIAAELELFMPQPFAGEILGMCRALGISLGDGVLLNFAYESTAFCTSIVAQDDRGNIYHGRNLDYDFVDILSKITIDVQFIRSGQIAYQGTTFLGYVGLWTGQSPHKFTISGDERGGVSPKEGMVITRNRRGPADLWPLDPLGGAWFRVETNYDHWTTPPPFDDRRTAAIRALNATGQQNINFDTLFKVLSVKPVLNNNTVYTTVMSAALPDKYQTWIRREK; the protein is encoded by the exons ATGGGCCGCGGGCtctgggggctgcgggggctgctgctgctgctgtgcggggcgggagcggctgCCCCGGCCGTCCCCGCCGCCCCGCTGCGGTGTAACGTGAGCCTGGACAGCCCCGCCGAGCAGCGCTGGCTGCCCGTGCTGCGGCGCTTCGACCCCGCCTTTCTGCGCGCCGCTGTCGCACGGGTCATCGA TGTGACTGTACCAAAATGGGTCCACCAGGTTATTCGGCCGATAGCAGCAGAATTGGAGCTCTTTATGCCGCAGCCCTTTGCGGGGGAAATTCTGGGGatgtgcagagccctgggaatAAGCCTTGGAGATGGAGTCCTGCTGAACTTTGCCTATGAATCTACTGC GTTCTGCACTAGTATTGTTGCTCAGGATGACAGAGGAAACATTTACCATGGTCGGAACCTGGATTATGATTTTGTTGACATATTAAGCAAGATCACCATTGATGTGCAGTTTATAAGAAGTGGGCAG ATAGCATATCAAGGCACCACATTTCTTGGCTATGTAGGATTATGGACCGGACAAAGTCCGCACAAGTTCACAATCTCTGGTGATGAACGAG GAGGTGTCTCACCCAAAGAAGGCATGGTCATAACCAGGAACAGAAGAGGGCCAGCAGACCTCTGGCCTCTCGATCCTTTAGGTGGAGc ATGGTTTCGTGTAGAGACCAACTATGACCACTGGACTacccctcctccctttgatGATCGAAG aACTGCTGCCATCAGAGCTCTCAATGCTACTGGACAGCAGAACATCAATTTTGATACACTCTTTAAG GTGTTGTCAGTGAAGCCAGTCTTAAACAA TAACACTGTGTATACCACAGTAATGAGCGCTGCACTTCCAGATAAGTACCAGACATGGATCAGAAGGGAGAAGTAA